In Tiliqua scincoides isolate rTilSci1 unplaced genomic scaffold, rTilSci1.hap2 HAP2_SCAFFOLD_199, whole genome shotgun sequence, one DNA window encodes the following:
- the LOC136635978 gene encoding ATP synthase membrane subunit K, mitochondrial-like: MAGHDAGSQHQFTGFQKYFNSYTITGRRNYVIATYAGLAMIFLYFKLRPKKQTPAVTQK, from the exons ATGGCAGGGCATGATGCTGGCTCACAACACCAATTCACAGGATTTCAGAAATACTTCAATTCCTACACCATAACAGGCAGAAGGAAT tatGTGATAGCCACATATGCAGGTCTTGCAATGATCTTCTTGTATTTTAAACTAAGGCCTAAGAAGCAAACACCAGCTGTGACACAGAAATGA